Sequence from the Chthonomonas sp. genome:
GGGTCACCATGAACAACGGCTCGGGCATGACGTTCAAGGACGCAAAGCTGAAGCTGCTTGCCGGTGAAGTCGAGCGGAATCGACCGCGAGACTTCGGTGCACCGCGGGGTTCCGGGGGCGTGGAAGCGGCCCCGATGACCAAGGCAGATTTCGCCGAAGAACAGTTCGCGGACTATCACCTCTACACCCTGGGACGGCCGGCGACGGTCCGCAACAACGAGCAGAAGCAGCTAAGCCTGCTCGAAGGGACCGGGATCAAGGTCCAGAAACGCTTGGTCATCGACCCAATGCGTAACTATCAGGGTTGGCGCGCGAACGAGGGGGAGGTCGGCACTGGCTCGATGAAGCCCCAAGTTCGCATCGAATTCAAGAACTCGAAAGAGAACAAGATGGGGATGCCAATGCCGAAAGGGCAGGTCAAGGTATTCCAACGAGATAGTTCGGGCTCCTTGCAAATGCTGGGAGAAGACGCCATCGACCACACGCCCAAGGACGAACTGCTGTCACTCGTCGTAGGTCGTGCCTTTGACATCGTCGTGGAGCGCAAGCGTACGAAGTTTGAGTACATCTACAGCGACGCAGGCTCCAAGCGCAGCAATATTGGCGCACGTGAAAGCTATGAAATCGAAATTCGGAATCGTAAGGACACCGACGAAACGGTCGATCTGATCGAGCGCTTCTGGGGCGATTGGAAAGTCACCAAGAATTCCGATGATTTCACCCGGCCCAACGCAGAGACACTGCTCTTCATCGTTCCCGTCAAAGCGAACTCCACCAAGAAGGT
This genomic interval carries:
- a CDS encoding DUF4139 domain-containing protein, producing MSTLSLLASVIAASSAQATEITVYNQGFALVKESRQLQLNKGFQRVAIEDVATQIETDSVGIRSVSAPGSFSVLEQNYQYDLISPQAILLKAVGSEITLNRVNPDGSKERIVGTLLSAPGQVAGTAGNYVYSGMVLQTKDGRILLSPTGEIEVTSIPDGLISRPTLMWELECAKAGANTVELSYLTGGVSWSASYVLALDQSGSMGDVKGWVTMNNGSGMTFKDAKLKLLAGEVERNRPRDFGAPRGSGGVEAAPMTKADFAEEQFADYHLYTLGRPATVRNNEQKQLSLLEGTGIKVQKRLVIDPMRNYQGWRANEGEVGTGSMKPQVRIEFKNSKENKMGMPMPKGQVKVFQRDSSGSLQMLGEDAIDHTPKDELLSLVVGRAFDIVVERKRTKFEYIYSDAGSKRSNIGARESYEIEIRNRKDTDETVDLIERFWGDWKVTKNSDDFTRPNAETLLFIVPVKANSTKKVTFTVENRWGR